In Coffea arabica cultivar ET-39 chromosome 9e, Coffea Arabica ET-39 HiFi, whole genome shotgun sequence, the genomic window CTTTATGACCACCTTTCCCTGATAAATGTGACAAGTGTAGAAGCTCAGACCTTTGCCCAGAGGGACGCGATCCTTGCCCCATTCTGAAGAATGGACATAAAGACGAAGGATATTCTTTAGTCCACGTTTAGAcaggaaaaaaataattaataaatatgAAAGGGGGAGAGAACCTAGTTTCCAAGATACACCAACATTCATTCCGTCATGGAACGTCGGCTGCACCACGATTTCAATGTTATTTCCCAAGTTCTTCATGAGAGAAGAGAAGAATCCCAATACTTGCTGCATGCGAGGGTATACAGAGAAGCCCAGACCAGAAGGTTAGACGTGCATTCAAGGTTTGTGTGTGCGCGCGAGCACGTGTGTATATTCAGCTTACCTCCTTACCATGAAAAGGTTGGAAGGTGGAGACAAAATTGCAATTGCATAGGCATTCTTCTCCAATTATATCAGACAGTTCATTGATGTTCTTATTCTTGATTGCCTTGTAAAGCTTGAGAACTGTTTTCAGAGCTCTGCGATCATCAGCTTCTGACCCTAATCCTTGAGCACTGCATTTGCATGCCACCGACAATGTACCCTGGTCTCTGGGCAGCAGCTTATTTGTGGAAGAAGATTGAAAACAGTGAAACCTGTCCGAAAGGCATGCTCTTTGGCGTAGGCGTTGGTGTGGTACTTCGTACGGCATCGTCGGGCACGTAAATGGAAAGGAAATAGAGATCATTTGGCTGAAGAATATGAAGGCAGGAAGGAGATTGAACCTGTGAATTGAAGATCCAAGAAATGAATGTCGGATTTAGAATTGTTGGAGAAAAGGAACAAATGTAGTGCATGGATGGAAGGTAATAAGATCGTATATAAAGAATAAAGCAACAATGCCGCAGCTGCAAGCTTGGAACCTTTCTGAAAAGTTGCGAAAGAAAGCAATACTCAAATAGACTATTACAAGATTTCCTCTAAAATAAGTTTCTCTTATATACCTTCAAAGAAAATTTAACGCCAAGATTCCGACATCATTCTGCAATCGAAATTCGAAAACTATACTAGGCTTGAAACGAAAATCACATGTCACCTGTTagtgtactttttttttaacaaggttttgtttgactttttttttatttttggacgAAATCAAGGTTTTGTTTGACTAGGAAGTGCTTATACTTGGATTGCCATttctccccaaaaaaaaatcttatattttttgtgaacatattttttaactatttttaaaaaaaattttaacgaGGTTTTGTTTGACTGGGAAGTACTTATTTGAATTGTCATTTCTGTCAAAagttttttacattttctgtgaatatatttttctaatagttttttgtttcacatatattaaatcgttataatatatattttttagaaaaactcTAAAGTAGCAATCCAAATGAGAATGCAGCACATCAATTAGTAGAACCAAAGGTTGGTTGGGACTCCAAAGAAATAATTAttgaaccccccccccccctctcttctTTCTGTAGATACTTTTTCTAGAGTGATTAAAAACACTCTAGGAAGATGAGTTAGTACATTATGATATTGAGATGGaaatcacatttttcaaaacagTTCTACATTTGTTATCTCAAATTACTTAGATTTTATTGAGAAGCATTTAGAAGAGTGCATGCACCAATTATTCTCCAAACCCCTTTAGGGGTTGTAGTTTGTGTTAGAGTCAAGAGATGAACCAGATTATTCAATACTCGAATTGAGTTCGATTTCATAAGAGCCCGTTCGAATTTAATTAGCCAATTAATCAAACTAAGTTTGAACCATATTTTATATTCAATGAAATACAAATTCGATAAAAAAGTTTGCTCAACCTTGATtcgaaaaataaacaaacaaaatttgaacaaaatttcaaactcattaagataatcaaataaatttgaGCACCAAATATTCAACTTGATTGGCATATGTACACCCTAGCTTGCATTGGTTCAAGCAAACTTTGCATACAACTGCTTGGGCTAACAAATTTAGTGAAGAAAGCCCAATACATAACGACGGCGTTTGACTGGGAAACCGGATAATTGCTAACTTCCTTTCGTTTTCCGTTTTCCCTTTAGGGTCAAAATATCCGCCGTCACTAACTGTAGCCTTCTGGTTCTAAATCCTAACGAAGCTCTGTGAAAGAGAAGCATATTCTTTTCGATTGGATTGCGAGAAAGCAGAAGCCTAATAATCAATTAATCAGTCaaggggaaggaaaaaaaagaggaatggCGGAGGATTTGGTACTGGACACGGCGATAAGGGACTGGGTGTTGATACCACTATCGGTGGTGATGGTCCTAATCGGAGTCCTCCGCTACTTCGTCTCTAAGCTCATGCGTAGTTCTTCCCAATTGCCCGATCCTAAGATAGTCAAAGAAGGGTATACTTGCTTACCCCTAATCTGGAGATCTATGTTTTGGGTATAACCAAAATATTTGTctatttttttgcctttttataaaaatttattttcaacTTAATTGTTCAGGCAGGTGATTATTAGGGCTAGGAATTTAAGGGCTGCTGCCAATTTTATCCCTGCCAAGTCCTTTCGTGCTCGTAAAGTTTACTACAGCAATGAGGTTcgattttctttcttctccttttttgtttttgtttttggcttAGGTAATTGTTATGCAAATCCCCCTCcccacttaaaaaaaaaggttcttgTGCCCTCTTTTGCATCGGGATCTAAGAGTCGGTAATCCCAAAAGCTTTTTTACTCGTTGCCTTTCATTTGTGCAAGCATTTTGACTTTCTagttaagaaaatttatcttttTCCCCGGCCCCCAGGGAGGTGGCTTGGATTGGCGAGCAGGAGGGT contains:
- the LOC140014530 gene encoding uncharacterized protein, which produces MISISFPFTCPTMPYEVPHQRLRQRACLSDRFHCFQSSSTNKLLPRDQGTLSVACKCSAQGLGSEADDRRALKTVLKLYKAIKNKNINELSDIIGEECLCNCNFVSTFQPFHGKEQVLGFFSSLMKNLGNNIEIVVQPTFHDGMNVGVSWKLEWGKDRVPLGKGLSFYTCHIYQGKVVINNVDMFLEPILHIEPLRLVSIVRLQFYFPVQCEWANLDVPQKTITSLTSAMDDICSRASFQGKAKAAMKIFFILFLVAALLYYLRHRF